The following are encoded in a window of Staphylococcus piscifermentans genomic DNA:
- a CDS encoding gluconate:H+ symporter: MFGEIWPLITVVIGILILLALIILLKLNTFIALIITSMVTAILLGMPLDKVVETVEKGMGSTLGHIAIIFGLGAILGKLLSDGGGATRIADTLIEKFGEKNVQWAMVIAAFVIGIALFFEVGLVLLIPLVFTLAKRTKVSPLKIGLPMITALSVTHGFLPPHPGPVVIAKELHANLGQVLMFGIIIAIPVTIIAGPLFGRIAPKLTPTAYTREGDISSLGAQREFKPSEMPSFGISVLTATLPVILMLIATIVQLATGSVDGGKNILEKIIYFIGTADTAMLIAVLFAMFTMGFKQGRKNKEIMTSVTEAIYPIGMMILIIGGGGTFKQVLIDGGVGDTIAKMFEGSTMSPILLAWIVAAVLRLALGSATVAAISTTGIVLPLLQASDVNVALVVLAIGAGSVICSHVNDAGFWMFKEYFGLTVKETFLTWSLLETVISVSGIIFILFISLFV; encoded by the coding sequence ATGTTTGGGGAAATTTGGCCGCTGATTACAGTGGTAATCGGAATTTTGATTTTATTAGCCTTAATTATTCTATTGAAGTTAAATACTTTTATTGCATTGATTATTACCTCCATGGTTACTGCCATCTTACTGGGCATGCCATTAGACAAAGTAGTTGAAACCGTTGAAAAAGGAATGGGCAGCACGCTGGGTCACATCGCGATTATCTTCGGTTTAGGGGCTATCTTGGGTAAATTATTATCAGACGGTGGCGGTGCAACACGCATTGCTGATACCTTGATTGAAAAATTCGGTGAGAAAAATGTGCAATGGGCAATGGTAATTGCAGCATTCGTCATCGGTATTGCGTTATTCTTCGAAGTAGGATTAGTCTTATTAATTCCACTTGTCTTTACATTAGCAAAACGTACTAAAGTTTCACCATTGAAAATCGGTTTGCCGATGATTACTGCATTATCAGTGACACACGGTTTCTTGCCACCGCATCCTGGTCCAGTGGTTATTGCAAAAGAATTGCATGCTAATTTAGGACAAGTATTGATGTTCGGTATTATTATCGCCATTCCAGTAACTATTATTGCAGGACCGTTATTCGGCAGAATCGCTCCGAAATTAACACCGACTGCTTATACACGTGAAGGCGATATTTCATCATTAGGTGCACAACGAGAATTTAAACCTTCCGAAATGCCAAGCTTCGGCATCAGTGTATTGACTGCTACTTTACCGGTTATTTTAATGTTAATTGCTACAATAGTGCAATTAGCTACCGGTTCTGTAGACGGCGGAAAGAATATTCTTGAAAAGATTATTTACTTCATCGGTACAGCTGATACAGCAATGTTAATCGCAGTATTATTCGCGATGTTTACAATGGGCTTTAAACAAGGACGTAAAAATAAAGAAATTATGACTTCAGTTACAGAAGCGATTTATCCAATCGGTATGATGATCTTAATCATCGGCGGCGGCGGTACTTTCAAACAAGTACTCATCGACGGCGGTGTCGGCGATACGATTGCTAAAATGTTCGAAGGCTCTACAATGTCTCCAATCTTATTAGCATGGATTGTCGCAGCAGTCTTAAGATTAGCACTCGGTTCAGCAACCGTTGCAGCGATTTCTACTACAGGTATCGTGTTGCCATTGCTTCAAGCAAGCGATGTCAACGTCGCACTTGTAGTATTGGCAATCGGTGCCGGAAGTGTTATCTGTTCACACGTCAACGATGCCGGATTCTGGATGTTCAAAGAATATTTCGGACTGACAGTTAAAGAAACATTCTTAACATGGTCACTTCTGGAAACAGTTATTTCTGTATCTGGTATCATTTTCATCTTATTTATCAGCTTATTTGTATAA
- a CDS encoding acetylornithine deacetylase translates to MNERHFDLLELLVEYNTESPPARNTDPLQDEIQAFLEENGFEVQRRKMYDHDSIVVGVLKGKDPRAPKLILNGHVDVANVEDPKYWTYPPFELTEVDDWLYGRGVSDMKGGVASLFYVLERLRKEGVEPEGDIIVQSVVGEEVGEAGTKYACEMSPEADLALVMDTSDNQALGQGGVITGWITVQSKETVHDGARSQMVHAGGGLYGASAIEKMAKIITALKELEQHWAVMKSYPDMPSGANTINPAVIEGGRNPAFIADECRLWVTVHFLPDEDYHEAVEEIEAYLNRVAEADVWLRENPLQFDWGGTSMIEDRGEVFPSFTLPLEHPGYKMLEAAHEAVHDEQLVSGMTTTVTDGGWLADAGVPTILYGPGSLTEAHSVDEKVKKEELAHYSEVLYKFLKSWYANPEK, encoded by the coding sequence ATGAATGAACGTCACTTTGATTTGTTGGAGCTGTTAGTGGAGTACAATACGGAGAGTCCGCCGGCGCGTAATACGGATCCGTTGCAGGATGAGATTCAAGCGTTTCTGGAGGAGAATGGATTTGAGGTGCAGCGTCGTAAAATGTATGACCATGATAGTATTGTGGTCGGTGTGTTGAAGGGTAAAGATCCGCGTGCGCCGAAGTTGATCTTGAATGGTCATGTGGATGTTGCGAATGTGGAAGATCCGAAGTATTGGACGTATCCGCCGTTTGAATTGACGGAGGTGGATGATTGGCTGTATGGCCGCGGTGTGAGTGATATGAAGGGCGGTGTCGCATCGTTATTCTATGTGTTGGAGCGTCTGCGCAAAGAGGGCGTTGAACCTGAGGGCGATATTATTGTGCAGTCGGTTGTCGGCGAAGAAGTCGGTGAAGCGGGGACGAAATATGCTTGTGAGATGAGTCCTGAAGCGGATTTGGCTTTAGTGATGGACACAAGTGATAACCAAGCGCTCGGGCAAGGCGGCGTAATCACAGGTTGGATTACGGTGCAAAGCAAGGAGACAGTGCATGACGGTGCACGCAGTCAGATGGTGCATGCTGGCGGCGGTTTGTATGGTGCCAGTGCGATTGAGAAAATGGCTAAGATTATCACGGCACTGAAAGAATTAGAGCAGCATTGGGCAGTTATGAAGTCTTATCCGGATATGCCGTCAGGGGCAAATACGATTAATCCTGCGGTGATTGAAGGCGGCCGTAATCCGGCGTTTATTGCGGATGAATGTCGCTTATGGGTGACGGTGCATTTCTTGCCGGATGAGGATTATCATGAGGCCGTGGAGGAAATTGAGGCGTACTTGAATCGCGTGGCAGAGGCGGATGTCTGGCTGCGTGAGAATCCTTTGCAATTTGACTGGGGCGGCACGTCGATGATTGAAGACCGCGGCGAAGTCTTCCCAAGCTTTACCTTGCCGTTAGAACATCCTGGCTACAAGATGTTGGAAGCGGCGCATGAAGCAGTTCATGACGAACAACTCGTATCCGGTATGACGACGACTGTAACTGACGGCGGCTGGTTGGCCGATGCTGGTGTGCCTACCATTTTATATGGTCCCGGCAGTTTAACGGAGGCGCATAGTGTGGATGAAAAGGTAAAGAAAGAAGAGTTGGCCCACTATAGTGAGGTGCTCTACAAATTCTTGAAGTCGTGGTATGCGAATCCTGAGAAATAA
- a CDS encoding RNA degradosome polyphosphate kinase: MQNQVIEKDINQPEYYNNRELSWLDFNYRVLQEASDKTNPLLEQLNFVAIFASNLDEFFMVRVAGLQDQVKMNFNKPENKSQMTPKEQLDAIKKKNAKLVDLQYERYNELTEDLREYDVITTKPEALDDDLQEQLEREFRDNILPTLTPLGIDAYHPFPKLVNKSLNIFVELDTDDSTNTAIVQIPSLIDRFMIMKKDGKQYVLMVEDVIDYFIEYLFQGYDIRNTFTFRITRNADLTIHEDGAEDLLIEIERFLKMRKSGSAVRLEVDARNANESDIQELKEQLEIHDNDIYFVDGPLDLTMLFGLVGRLTPDLSNLRYDPYTPQVPASLGYNNIYDLALKRDIFFHHPYESFEPIVDFIREASEDPDTIAIKQTLYRVSKDSPIIKSLKNAAEKGKQVTVLVELKARFDEENNVHWARMLEDAGCHVIYGMTHLKTHSKITLVVKRLKGQLVPFVHLGTGNYNDKTAEIYTDMGIITTDKGIAEDAINFFNYLSGYSLKPHYNELIVAPFDIRDVFVERIDTEIKNHKENGNGHIIMKMNSLTDKTIIKKLFEASQAGVKIQLVIRGICCLKPGIPGVSENIEVVSIVGRFLEHSRIYYFHNNGDEKIYLSSADAMTRNMIKRVEILFPVHDQKIRERLLKFLNLQLSDNQKGRYQDQNGVYHYVNNNQLPLNSQLYMMHEAVERAKTINKHETQVVENRPHKANRPRRGWISRLKNSFNSNR; this comes from the coding sequence TAGAACAATTAAATTTCGTGGCGATTTTCGCTTCGAACTTAGATGAATTTTTCATGGTCCGTGTTGCCGGATTACAAGACCAAGTCAAAATGAATTTCAATAAACCGGAAAACAAATCACAAATGACGCCCAAAGAACAATTGGACGCTATCAAAAAGAAAAATGCGAAATTAGTGGATTTGCAATATGAACGCTATAACGAATTAACTGAAGATTTACGAGAATATGATGTCATTACAACTAAACCTGAAGCATTAGACGATGACTTACAAGAACAATTGGAACGCGAATTCAGAGACAATATTTTGCCGACACTTACACCGCTCGGCATTGATGCGTACCATCCTTTCCCTAAATTGGTTAATAAAAGCTTAAATATCTTTGTGGAGTTAGATACTGACGATTCAACTAACACTGCAATTGTTCAAATCCCTTCATTAATTGACCGCTTCATGATCATGAAAAAAGACGGCAAACAATATGTCTTAATGGTAGAAGATGTGATTGATTACTTTATCGAATATCTTTTCCAAGGCTATGACATCCGTAATACTTTCACTTTCAGAATCACAAGAAATGCTGACTTGACGATTCATGAAGATGGTGCGGAAGATTTATTAATTGAAATTGAACGTTTCTTAAAAATGCGTAAAAGCGGTTCTGCTGTTCGTTTAGAAGTAGATGCGCGTAATGCGAATGAATCAGATATTCAAGAACTGAAAGAACAATTAGAAATCCATGATAATGATATTTATTTTGTAGACGGCCCATTAGATTTAACAATGTTATTTGGTCTAGTCGGACGTTTGACACCTGATTTAAGCAACTTGCGTTATGATCCATATACACCGCAAGTCCCTGCTTCATTAGGCTACAATAATATTTATGATTTAGCTTTAAAACGCGATATTTTCTTCCATCACCCATATGAATCTTTCGAACCGATTGTAGACTTTATCAGAGAAGCTTCTGAAGATCCTGACACAATCGCGATCAAACAGACTTTATACCGCGTAAGTAAAGATTCACCTATTATTAAGAGCTTGAAGAACGCTGCTGAAAAAGGAAAACAAGTGACAGTGCTTGTAGAATTGAAAGCACGTTTCGATGAAGAAAACAACGTACATTGGGCACGAATGTTGGAAGATGCAGGATGCCACGTGATTTATGGTATGACACATTTGAAAACACACAGTAAAATTACGTTGGTTGTTAAACGACTAAAAGGTCAGTTAGTACCATTCGTACATTTAGGTACAGGCAATTACAATGACAAAACTGCTGAAATCTATACAGATATGGGTATCATCACTACTGATAAAGGTATTGCGGAAGATGCTATCAATTTCTTCAACTATTTAAGCGGCTATTCTCTAAAACCGCACTATAACGAATTGATTGTAGCACCATTTGATATTCGCGATGTCTTTGTAGAACGTATTGATACTGAAATTAAAAATCATAAAGAAAACGGCAATGGCCACATTATTATGAAAATGAACTCTTTAACTGATAAAACAATTATCAAGAAATTGTTTGAAGCTTCTCAAGCCGGCGTGAAGATTCAATTAGTCATCCGTGGTATCTGCTGCTTGAAACCAGGTATCCCAGGTGTCAGTGAAAATATTGAAGTAGTCAGCATTGTAGGTCGTTTCTTAGAACACTCTCGTATCTATTACTTCCATAACAACGGCGATGAAAAAATCTATTTATCATCTGCTGATGCTATGACACGTAATATGATTAAACGTGTGGAAATCTTATTCCCAGTGCATGATCAAAAAATCAGAGAACGTCTATTGAAATTCTTGAACTTGCAACTTTCTGATAACCAAAAAGGACGTTATCAAGACCAAAACGGTGTTTATCATTATGTGAATAACAATCAATTACCATTGAATTCACAATTATATATGATGCACGAAGCGGTTGAACGTGCCAAAACTATCAACAAACATGAAACACAAGTCGTTGAGAACCGACCGCATAAAGCGAATCGTCCTAGACGCGGGTGGATTTCACGCTTAAAAAATTCTTTTAATAGCAATCGCTAG